A single Petrotoga sp. 9PWA.NaAc.5.4 DNA region contains:
- the rpsT gene encoding 30S ribosomal protein S20 has translation MPNTKSAKKRAKQSEIRRNRNRGYLKRIKEVSKELEKSISQNADKEQVNELLRKAFKTIDKAKSKGVVHRNYAARKKSSLHIKVKKYLGELAPEAVNNTVETSSN, from the coding sequence TTGCCAAATACAAAATCAGCAAAAAAGAGAGCTAAACAATCAGAAATAAGAAGAAACAGAAATAGAGGTTATCTAAAAAGAATCAAAGAGGTTTCCAAAGAGTTAGAAAAGAGTATTTCTCAAAACGCTGATAAAGAACAAGTAAATGAACTATTACGTAAAGCTTTTAAAACCATAGATAAAGCAAAATCTAAGGGTGTCGTTCATAGAAATTATGCAGCAAGAAAAAAATCCTCTTTACACATTAAAGTGAAAAAGTATTTAGGAGAATTAGCACCTGAAGCAGTGAACAATACCGTTGAGACTTCATCTAATTAA
- the metK gene encoding methionine adenosyltransferase, with protein MKKYLFTSESVTEGHPDKICDQISDAILDELLEKEPEENRINVRSAVETLVTRGLVVVTGEIRTSAYVDVPTVVRNTVLDIGYNRAKFGFDGETCAVVTSIEEQSPDIALGVDKSYESKSKNEEDPFEKIGAGDQGLMFGYATNETEAYMPLPIILAHRLAKKLADVRKSNVLDFLRPDGKTQVTVEYDENLKSIAINTILISTQHSPEVKRQDLEESIRKYIVDPVVPQNLLTKNTKILVNPTGRFVIGGPQADTGLTGRKIIVDTYGGWAPHGGGAFSGKDPTKVDRSASYMARYVAKNLVACGAADQVLIQVSYAIGVAHPVSLSIDTKGTAKVDEEKIYKVVNDIFDFRPAAIIHNLNLLQPIYRKTAAYGHFGRDDIEFPWEKLDKVKELKSALGL; from the coding sequence ATGAAGAAATATTTATTTACTAGTGAAAGTGTAACAGAAGGTCATCCTGATAAAATTTGTGATCAAATTTCTGATGCCATATTAGATGAACTGTTAGAAAAAGAACCCGAAGAAAATAGGATAAATGTAAGGTCTGCTGTTGAAACCTTAGTTACAAGAGGTTTGGTTGTTGTAACTGGCGAAATTAGAACTTCTGCATACGTTGATGTCCCAACTGTCGTTAGAAATACTGTATTGGATATAGGATATAACAGAGCAAAATTTGGATTTGACGGAGAGACTTGTGCAGTTGTTACTTCTATTGAGGAACAGTCCCCTGATATAGCTTTAGGTGTAGACAAATCTTATGAATCTAAGTCAAAAAACGAAGAAGACCCTTTTGAGAAAATTGGAGCTGGTGATCAAGGGCTTATGTTTGGCTATGCAACAAATGAAACGGAAGCTTATATGCCTTTACCTATAATTCTTGCGCATAGGCTTGCTAAGAAATTAGCCGATGTCAGAAAATCAAATGTCTTAGATTTCTTAAGGCCTGATGGAAAAACACAAGTTACCGTAGAATACGATGAAAATTTAAAGTCTATCGCAATTAATACTATTTTGATTTCTACTCAACATTCACCTGAAGTGAAGAGACAGGATTTAGAAGAATCTATTAGAAAATATATTGTAGACCCTGTTGTACCACAAAATCTTTTGACAAAAAATACAAAAATATTAGTTAATCCAACAGGAAGATTTGTTATTGGTGGACCTCAGGCTGATACAGGATTAACAGGAAGAAAAATAATAGTTGATACCTATGGTGGTTGGGCACCACACGGTGGTGGAGCGTTTTCTGGAAAAGATCCTACAAAAGTAGATAGATCAGCATCTTATATGGCGAGATATGTTGCAAAAAATTTAGTTGCTTGCGGTGCCGCTGATCAAGTTTTAATTCAAGTATCTTATGCTATCGGAGTTGCACATCCTGTGTCACTTAGCATCGATACAAAAGGTACTGCAAAAGTTGATGAAGAAAAAATATACAAAGTAGTGAACGATATATTTGATTTTAGACCTGCAGCAATAATACATAATCTTAACTTGCTACAACCAATTTATAGAAAAACCGCAGCTTATGGACATTTTGGAAGAGATGACATAGAATTTCCATGGGAAAAGTTAGATAAAGTAAAAGAACTTAAAAGTGCTTTGGGACTTTAA